One genomic window of Salvelinus alpinus chromosome 17, SLU_Salpinus.1, whole genome shotgun sequence includes the following:
- the LOC139542761 gene encoding glycerol-3-phosphate dehydrogenase [NAD(+)], cytoplasmic-like, with protein MAAPKKVCIIGSGNWGSAIAKIVGSNAAQNSKFDNTVTMWVFEEMVDGRKLTDIINTDHENVKYLPGHKLPPNVLAVAELVDAAKEADILVFVIPHQFIGRVCDTMKGKIKSDALGMSLIKGVDEGPDGLKLISDVIQEKLGITMSVLMGANIANEVADEKFCETTIGCKNTEHGALLKELMQTSNFRVTVVEESDVVEICGALKNIVAVGAGFCDGLGFGDNTKAAVIRLGLMEMIAFARIFCTAGPVSSATFLESCGVADLITTCYGGRNRKVAEAFAKGGKSIEELEKEMLNGQKLQGPATASEVHVILKNKDLLDKFPLFNAVYQICYQGHPITEFIKCLQNHPEHM; from the exons ATGGCAGCTCCCAAGAAAGTCTGCATTATTGGCTCTGGCAATTG GGGCTCTGCTATTGCTAAAATAGTGGGTTCCAATGCTGCGCAGAACTCCAAGTTTGACAACACCGTGACCATGTGGGTGTTTGAAGAGATGGTGGATGGTCGCAAGCTGACAGACATCATTAACACCGACCATGAGAATGTCAAGTACCTCCCTGGACACAAGCTACCCCCCAATGTG tTGGCTGTTGCTGAGTTGGTGGACGCTGCCAAGGAAGCAGACATCCTAGTGTTTGTGATCCCCCACCAGTTCATCGGCAGAGTGTGTGACACCATGAAGGGGAAGATAAAGAGCGATGCACTAGGAATGTCACTCATCAAG GGTGTGGATGAAGGTCCTGATGGGCTGAAGCTCATCTCTGATGTGATCCAGGAGAAGCTGGGCATCACCATGAGTGTGCTGATGGGGGCCAACATTGCCAATGAGGTCGCCGATGAGAAGTTCTGTGAGACCACTATCG gatGTAAGAATACAGAACATGGGGCTTTGCTGAAGGAACTCATGCAGACCAGTAACTTCCGGGTCACGGTAGTGGAGGAGTCCGATGTGGTTGAAATCTGTGGAGCACTGAAG AACATTGTGGCGGTGGGGGCGGGCTTCTGTGACGGCCTGGGCTTCGGTGACAACACCAAGGCGGCGGTGATCCGGCTGGGCCTGATGGAGATGATTGCCTTCGCACGAATCTTCTGCACTGCTGGGCCCGTCTCCTCTGCCACCTTCCTGGAGAGCTGCGGCGTTGCTGACCTCATCACGACCTGCTACGGAGGCCGCAACCGCAAAGTGGCCGAAGCCTTCGCTAAAGGGGGGAAA TCAATTGAAGAGCTGGAGAAAGAGATGCTGAATGGACAGAAGCTCCAGGGACCAGCAACAGCATCTGAAGTTCATGTCATCCTAAAGAACAAAGATCTGCTTGACAA GTTCCCACTATTCAACGCTGTGTACCAGATCTGCTACCAGGGCCATCCAATCACAGAGTTCATCAAGTGTTTGCAGAACCACCCGGAGCACATGTAG
- the LOC139542760 gene encoding glucose-6-phosphate 1-dehydrogenase isoform X1, producing the protein MGSGSSAGKLSAIPLSRSEVFGELRKELHDDKEFHQSDAHIFIIMGASGDLAKKKIYPTLWWLFRDGLLPEQTHFVGFARSDLTVDAIKTASMPYMKVADSEAERLSVFFSRNSYVSGKYTEESAFSNLHTHLLSLPGGGKANRLFYLALPPSVYHDVTKNIKHHCMSTKGWSRVIVEKPFGRDLQSSEELSTHLSSLFAEDQIYRIDHYLGKEMVQNLMVLRFGNRIFGPIWNRDSIACVVLTFKEPFGTQGRGGYFDDFGIIRDVMQNHLLQMLSLVAMEKPASTSSDDVRDEKVKVLKCIAPITMSDVVLGQYVGDPEGEGDAKLGYLDDPTVPKGSTQATFTTAVLYVHNERWDGVPFILRCGKALNERKAEVRLQFTDVPGDIFGAQCRRNELVVRVQPNEAVYAKMMSKKPGVYFHPEETELDLTYKSRYKDVKLPDAYERLILDVFCGSQMHFVRSDELREAWRIFTPLLHQIESEKPPPTPYIYGSRGPTEADELSKRVGFHYEGTYKWVNPHRL; encoded by the exons GAAAATTGAGTGCCATTCCCCTATCTCGGTCCGAGGTGTTCGGAGAGCTGCGGAAGGAGCTGCATGATGACAAGGAGTTCCATCAGTCCGACGCTCACATTTTCATCATCATGGGAGCATCG GGGGATCTAGCCAAAAAGAAAATCTACCCAACTCTGTG GTGGTTGTTTAGAGATGGTCTCCTCCCTGAACAGACTCACTTTGTGGGCTTTGCCCGCTCTGACCTGACGGTGGATGCCATCAAAACTGCCTCCATGCCCTATATGAAG GTGGCAGACTCTGAGGCAGAGCGGTTGTCTGTGTTCTTCAGCCGTAACTCCTATGTCAGTGGGAAGTACACTGAGGAGAGTGCCTTCTCCAACCTCCACACCCACCTGTTGTCCCTGCCCGGGGGGGGCAAGGCCAACCGCCTCTTCTACCTCGCCCTGCCGCCCAGCGTCTACCACGATGTCACCAAGAACATCAAGCACCACTGCATGAGTACCAA gGGCTGGAGCAGAGTGATTGTGGAGAAGCCATTTGGTCGTGACCTGCAGAGCTCAGAGGAGCTGTCCACCCACCTCTCTTCCCTGTTCGCTGAGGACCAGATCTACCGCATAGACCACTACCTGGGCAAGGAGATGGTGCAGAACCTCATGGTCCTCAG GTTTGGGAACCGGATATTTGGGCCCATCTGGAACAGGGACAGCATAGCTTGTGTGGTCCTCACCTTCAAAGAACCCTTCGGCACCCAGGGCCGGGGCGGCTACTTTGACGATTTTGGAATCATCCG GGATGTCATGCAGAACCACTTGCTCCAGATGCTCTCGCTGGTTGCCATGGAGAAGCCTGCCTCCACCAGCTCTGATGATGTCAGGGATGAAAAG GTGAAGGTGCTGAAGTGCATTGCCCCCATTACCATGTCAGATGTGGTGTTGGGGCAGTATGTGGGTGacccagagggagagggggatgccaAGCTGGGTTACCTTGATGACCCCACTGTCCCCAAAGGCTCCACCCAGGCCACCTTCACCACAGCTGTGCTCTACGTGCACAACGAGCGCTGGGATG GTGTTCCCTTCATCCTGCGTTGCGGCAAAGCCCTGAACGAGAGGAAAGCGGAAGTGCGGTTGCAGTTCACGGATGTTCCGGGGGACATCTTTGGAGCGCAGTGTCGTAGGAATGAGCTGGTGGTGCGTGTGCAGCCCAACGAGGCCGTCTACGCCAAGATGATGAGCAAGAAACCAGGAGTGTATTTCCATCCGGAGGAAACGGAGCTGGACCTCACCTACAAAAGCAGATATAAG GATGTGAAGTTGCCCGACGCCTACGAGCGTCTCATCCTGGACGTCTTCTGTGGCAGCCAGATGCACTTTGTCAGAAG TGATGAGCTGAGGGAAGCCTGGAGGATCTTTACGCCTCTCCTTCATCAGATCGAGAGCGAGAAGCCTCCCCCCACCCCCTACATATATGGAAG CCGGGGTCCAACAGAAGCAGATGAGCTTTCAAAGAGGGTTGGTTTCCACTATGAAGGAACATACAAATGGGTCAACCCCCACAGACTGTGA
- the LOC139542760 gene encoding glucose-6-phosphate 1-dehydrogenase isoform X2, translating into MAGRKLSAIPLSRSEVFGELRKELHDDKEFHQSDAHIFIIMGASGDLAKKKIYPTLWWLFRDGLLPEQTHFVGFARSDLTVDAIKTASMPYMKVADSEAERLSVFFSRNSYVSGKYTEESAFSNLHTHLLSLPGGGKANRLFYLALPPSVYHDVTKNIKHHCMSTKGWSRVIVEKPFGRDLQSSEELSTHLSSLFAEDQIYRIDHYLGKEMVQNLMVLRFGNRIFGPIWNRDSIACVVLTFKEPFGTQGRGGYFDDFGIIRDVMQNHLLQMLSLVAMEKPASTSSDDVRDEKVKVLKCIAPITMSDVVLGQYVGDPEGEGDAKLGYLDDPTVPKGSTQATFTTAVLYVHNERWDGVPFILRCGKALNERKAEVRLQFTDVPGDIFGAQCRRNELVVRVQPNEAVYAKMMSKKPGVYFHPEETELDLTYKSRYKDVKLPDAYERLILDVFCGSQMHFVRSDELREAWRIFTPLLHQIESEKPPPTPYIYGSRGPTEADELSKRVGFHYEGTYKWVNPHRL; encoded by the exons GAAAATTGAGTGCCATTCCCCTATCTCGGTCCGAGGTGTTCGGAGAGCTGCGGAAGGAGCTGCATGATGACAAGGAGTTCCATCAGTCCGACGCTCACATTTTCATCATCATGGGAGCATCG GGGGATCTAGCCAAAAAGAAAATCTACCCAACTCTGTG GTGGTTGTTTAGAGATGGTCTCCTCCCTGAACAGACTCACTTTGTGGGCTTTGCCCGCTCTGACCTGACGGTGGATGCCATCAAAACTGCCTCCATGCCCTATATGAAG GTGGCAGACTCTGAGGCAGAGCGGTTGTCTGTGTTCTTCAGCCGTAACTCCTATGTCAGTGGGAAGTACACTGAGGAGAGTGCCTTCTCCAACCTCCACACCCACCTGTTGTCCCTGCCCGGGGGGGGCAAGGCCAACCGCCTCTTCTACCTCGCCCTGCCGCCCAGCGTCTACCACGATGTCACCAAGAACATCAAGCACCACTGCATGAGTACCAA gGGCTGGAGCAGAGTGATTGTGGAGAAGCCATTTGGTCGTGACCTGCAGAGCTCAGAGGAGCTGTCCACCCACCTCTCTTCCCTGTTCGCTGAGGACCAGATCTACCGCATAGACCACTACCTGGGCAAGGAGATGGTGCAGAACCTCATGGTCCTCAG GTTTGGGAACCGGATATTTGGGCCCATCTGGAACAGGGACAGCATAGCTTGTGTGGTCCTCACCTTCAAAGAACCCTTCGGCACCCAGGGCCGGGGCGGCTACTTTGACGATTTTGGAATCATCCG GGATGTCATGCAGAACCACTTGCTCCAGATGCTCTCGCTGGTTGCCATGGAGAAGCCTGCCTCCACCAGCTCTGATGATGTCAGGGATGAAAAG GTGAAGGTGCTGAAGTGCATTGCCCCCATTACCATGTCAGATGTGGTGTTGGGGCAGTATGTGGGTGacccagagggagagggggatgccaAGCTGGGTTACCTTGATGACCCCACTGTCCCCAAAGGCTCCACCCAGGCCACCTTCACCACAGCTGTGCTCTACGTGCACAACGAGCGCTGGGATG GTGTTCCCTTCATCCTGCGTTGCGGCAAAGCCCTGAACGAGAGGAAAGCGGAAGTGCGGTTGCAGTTCACGGATGTTCCGGGGGACATCTTTGGAGCGCAGTGTCGTAGGAATGAGCTGGTGGTGCGTGTGCAGCCCAACGAGGCCGTCTACGCCAAGATGATGAGCAAGAAACCAGGAGTGTATTTCCATCCGGAGGAAACGGAGCTGGACCTCACCTACAAAAGCAGATATAAG GATGTGAAGTTGCCCGACGCCTACGAGCGTCTCATCCTGGACGTCTTCTGTGGCAGCCAGATGCACTTTGTCAGAAG TGATGAGCTGAGGGAAGCCTGGAGGATCTTTACGCCTCTCCTTCATCAGATCGAGAGCGAGAAGCCTCCCCCCACCCCCTACATATATGGAAG CCGGGGTCCAACAGAAGCAGATGAGCTTTCAAAGAGGGTTGGTTTCCACTATGAAGGAACATACAAATGGGTCAACCCCCACAGACTGTGA
- the LOC139542760 gene encoding glucose-6-phosphate 1-dehydrogenase isoform X3, with protein sequence MGASGDLAKKKIYPTLWWLFRDGLLPEQTHFVGFARSDLTVDAIKTASMPYMKVADSEAERLSVFFSRNSYVSGKYTEESAFSNLHTHLLSLPGGGKANRLFYLALPPSVYHDVTKNIKHHCMSTKGWSRVIVEKPFGRDLQSSEELSTHLSSLFAEDQIYRIDHYLGKEMVQNLMVLRFGNRIFGPIWNRDSIACVVLTFKEPFGTQGRGGYFDDFGIIRDVMQNHLLQMLSLVAMEKPASTSSDDVRDEKVKVLKCIAPITMSDVVLGQYVGDPEGEGDAKLGYLDDPTVPKGSTQATFTTAVLYVHNERWDGVPFILRCGKALNERKAEVRLQFTDVPGDIFGAQCRRNELVVRVQPNEAVYAKMMSKKPGVYFHPEETELDLTYKSRYKDVKLPDAYERLILDVFCGSQMHFVRSDELREAWRIFTPLLHQIESEKPPPTPYIYGSRGPTEADELSKRVGFHYEGTYKWVNPHRL encoded by the exons ATGGGAGCATCG GGGGATCTAGCCAAAAAGAAAATCTACCCAACTCTGTG GTGGTTGTTTAGAGATGGTCTCCTCCCTGAACAGACTCACTTTGTGGGCTTTGCCCGCTCTGACCTGACGGTGGATGCCATCAAAACTGCCTCCATGCCCTATATGAAG GTGGCAGACTCTGAGGCAGAGCGGTTGTCTGTGTTCTTCAGCCGTAACTCCTATGTCAGTGGGAAGTACACTGAGGAGAGTGCCTTCTCCAACCTCCACACCCACCTGTTGTCCCTGCCCGGGGGGGGCAAGGCCAACCGCCTCTTCTACCTCGCCCTGCCGCCCAGCGTCTACCACGATGTCACCAAGAACATCAAGCACCACTGCATGAGTACCAA gGGCTGGAGCAGAGTGATTGTGGAGAAGCCATTTGGTCGTGACCTGCAGAGCTCAGAGGAGCTGTCCACCCACCTCTCTTCCCTGTTCGCTGAGGACCAGATCTACCGCATAGACCACTACCTGGGCAAGGAGATGGTGCAGAACCTCATGGTCCTCAG GTTTGGGAACCGGATATTTGGGCCCATCTGGAACAGGGACAGCATAGCTTGTGTGGTCCTCACCTTCAAAGAACCCTTCGGCACCCAGGGCCGGGGCGGCTACTTTGACGATTTTGGAATCATCCG GGATGTCATGCAGAACCACTTGCTCCAGATGCTCTCGCTGGTTGCCATGGAGAAGCCTGCCTCCACCAGCTCTGATGATGTCAGGGATGAAAAG GTGAAGGTGCTGAAGTGCATTGCCCCCATTACCATGTCAGATGTGGTGTTGGGGCAGTATGTGGGTGacccagagggagagggggatgccaAGCTGGGTTACCTTGATGACCCCACTGTCCCCAAAGGCTCCACCCAGGCCACCTTCACCACAGCTGTGCTCTACGTGCACAACGAGCGCTGGGATG GTGTTCCCTTCATCCTGCGTTGCGGCAAAGCCCTGAACGAGAGGAAAGCGGAAGTGCGGTTGCAGTTCACGGATGTTCCGGGGGACATCTTTGGAGCGCAGTGTCGTAGGAATGAGCTGGTGGTGCGTGTGCAGCCCAACGAGGCCGTCTACGCCAAGATGATGAGCAAGAAACCAGGAGTGTATTTCCATCCGGAGGAAACGGAGCTGGACCTCACCTACAAAAGCAGATATAAG GATGTGAAGTTGCCCGACGCCTACGAGCGTCTCATCCTGGACGTCTTCTGTGGCAGCCAGATGCACTTTGTCAGAAG TGATGAGCTGAGGGAAGCCTGGAGGATCTTTACGCCTCTCCTTCATCAGATCGAGAGCGAGAAGCCTCCCCCCACCCCCTACATATATGGAAG CCGGGGTCCAACAGAAGCAGATGAGCTTTCAAAGAGGGTTGGTTTCCACTATGAAGGAACATACAAATGGGTCAACCCCCACAGACTGTGA